The Micromonospora sp. NBC_00421 DNA window CCCGGGGGATGGGCCGGGACGACGGGGAACACCTCGCCGCGATGGCCGCCGGCATCCAGAGCCTGGCCCGGGGCGCCGGCAAACGCTTCGGCGGTGGGCAGGTCCAGCAGACCATCATCGAGATGGAGTCGTCGTTCCTGTTCGTCACCGCGGCCGGGCCGAACGCGTGCCTGGCCGTGCTGGCGGACACCGACGCCGACGTGGGCCTGATCGCGTACGAGATGGCGATGCTTGTCGCCCGGGTGGGCAAGTACCTGGCGTCGCCGGCCCGGGGTGTCGACCGGCCGTCCGGCGGGAACTGACCGCGATGGCCGGTGAGGGCGACACCGAGGAGGAGCGGTGGGTCGACGAGCACGCGGGGCCCGTGGTGCGCCCGTACGCGGTCACCCGGGGCCGGGCCCGCCCGGTGACCGGCTCGTTCGATCTGATCTCCCTGGTCACGGCGACCCGGACGAACGTCGCCGAGGAGGTCGGGTGGGGGCCCGAGCACGTGGCGATAGTGGCGCTGACCCAGCGCATCCAGTCGGTGGCCGAGATCGCCGCCCGACTGGACCTGCCGGTGGGCACCGTACGGGTGCTCCTCGGCGACCTGGTGGCGCAGGACCTGGTCCGGGTGCAGGAGCCCCGTGAGCCGGCCGGCGTGAAGGACGAGAGCATCTACGAGGCGGTGATCAATGGACTACGGGCACTCTGAACGTCCGGCGGGGGCGCGGGTGCTGCCCACCGCCCTCAAGGTTCTGGTGGCGGGCGGTTTCGGGGCGGGCAAGACCACGCTGGTCGGGGCGGTGAGCGAAAGCCGTCCGCTGCGCACCGAGGAGGTGCTGACCGAGACCGGCATCGGCGTCGACGACCTGTCCGGAGTGGAACGCAAGAGCACCACCACGGTGGCGATGGACTTCGGCCGGATCACCATCAGCGGTGACCTGGTGCTCTACGTCTTCGGCACCCCGGGGCAGGACCGCTTCTGGTTCCTCTGGGACGAGTTGTCGGTGGGCGCGCTCGGCGCGGTGGTGCTGGCCGACACCCGGCGGCTGGCCGACTGCTTCCCGTCGATCGACTACTTCGAGGGGCGGGGCACCCCGTTCGTGGTGGCGGTGAACTGCTTCGAGGGCGCCCGCCGCTTCGGCCTCGACGAGGTACGCGCGGCGCTGGACCTGGACCCGGACGTGCCGCTGCTGCTCTGCGACGCCCGGCAGCGGGAGTCCGGCCGGGACGTGCTGATCACCCTGTTGGAGCACGCCATGAAGACCCGGAACTCGCGACGACGCCCGGCCCACTGACCGGACCCGCCCGGCGGCCACCATCGAAGAAACGGGCCTCTTCCCACCGGAAGAGGCCCGTTTCGTACGCCGTGGGTCAGCTGGCGATCATGCGGCGCAGCACGTACTGCAGGATGCCGCCGTGCCGGTAGTAGTCCGCCTCACCGGGGGTGTCGATCCGGACCACCGCGTCGAACTCCACACCCGTGTCGGTGGTGACCCGCACCGTACGCGGGGTGTCGCCCTCGTTGAGCGCGGTCACGCCGGTGATGGAGAAGGTCTCCGTGCCGGTGAGGCCGAGCGACTCGGCGGTGGTGTCCACCGGGAACTGCAACGGCAGCACGCCCATGCCGATCAGGTTGGACCTGTGGATCCGCTCGTACGACTCGGCGATGACCGCCCGGACGCCGAGCAGCATGGTGCCCTTGGCCGCCCAGTCGCGCGACGAGCCGGAGCCGTACTCCTTGCCGGCCAGGATGACAAGCGGGACACCGGCGGCCTGGTAGGCGGTGGAGGCGTCGTAGATGGTGGTCTGCTCGCCGGTCAGGTGGTTGACCGTGAAGCCGCCCTCCACCCCGGGGACGAGCTGGTTGCGCAGCCGGATGTTGGCGAAGGTGCCCCGGATCATCACCTCGTGGTTGCCCCGGCGGGAGCCGTACGAGTTGAACTCGTGCCGCGGCACGCCGTGCTCGGCGAGGTAGCTGCCGGCGGGGGAGTCGGCCTTGATCGCGCCGGCCGGGGAGATGTGGTCGGTGGTGACCGAGTCGCCCAGCTTGGCCAGCACCCGGGCGTCGGCGATGTCGACGACCGGGCTCGGCTCCTGCCGCATGCCCTCGAAGTACGGGGGCTTGCGCACGTAGGTGGAGTCGTCGGCCCAGGCGAAGGTGTCGCCGGTCGGGGTGGGCAGCGACTGCCACCGCTCGTCACCGGCGAACACGTCGGCGTAGGCGGCGCTGAAGCCGGTCGCGCCGATCGACTTGGCGATGACGTCCTGGATCTCGGCGCTGTTGGGCCAGATGTCACGCAGGTAGACCGGGTTGCCCTCGGTGTCCTCGCCGAGCGGCTCGTTGGCCAGGTCGATGTCCATCGTGCCGGCCAGCGCGTACGCCACCACCAGCGGCGGGGACGCCAGGTAGTTCATCTTGACGTCCGGGTTGATCCGGCCCTCGAAGTTCCGGTTGCCCGACAGCACCGACACGACGGCCAGGTCGTTCTCGTTGACCGCGGCGGAGACCTCCTCCGGCAGCGGGCCGGAGTTGCCGATGCAGGTGGTGCAGCCGTAGCCGACCAGGTTGAAGCCGAGCTTGTCGAGGTAGGGCGTGAGACCGGCGCGCTCGTAGTAGTCCATGACGACCTTGGAGCCGGGCGCCAGCGTGGTCTTGACCCACGGCTTGCGGGACAGGCCCTTGTCGACGGCGTTGCGGGCCAGCAGGGCGGCCCCGATCATCACCTGCGGGTTGGAGGTGTTGGTGCAGGAGGTGATCGCCGCGATCACCACCGCGCCGTGGTCCAGCTCGTACTCCACGCCGTCGGTGCCGGTGACCCGGACCGGGTTGCTGGCCCGGCCGCCGGCGCCCACGGCGGCGGTCTCCAGGTCGCGCGGCTCGTCGGCCGGGTCGCTGAAGTCGTTGGCGGGCGGGTCGCTGGCCGGGAACGACTCGGCGCTGGCCTCGTCGGCCGGGCCGTTGGCGGCCCGGGGCAGCTGCTCGCGGGCCACGCTGGGCTTGACGCCGCGCTCACCGGCGGAGTCGTCGGCGACGTAGTCGGTCAGCGCCGAGCGGAACAGCGTCTTGGCGACCCCGAGCGGCACCCGGTCCTGCGGGCGCTTCGGCCCGGCCAGGGACGGCTCGATGGTGCCCAGGTCCAGCTCCAGGCGCTCGGAGTACTCCGGCTCGTGGTCCGGGTCGTGCCAGAGCCCCTGCTCCCTGGCGTACGCCTCGACCAGCGCGACCTGAGCCGCGTCGCGGCCGGTCAGCTCCAGGTAGCGGACGGTCTCGGCGTCGATCGGGAAGATCGCGACGGTGGAGCCGTACTCGGGGGACATGTTGCCGATGGTGGCCCGGTTGGCCAGCGGCACGGCGCTGACGCCGGGGCCGTAGAACTCGACGAACTTGCCGACCACGCCGTGCTTGCGGAGCATCTCGGTGATGGTGAGCACCAGGTCGGTGGCGGTGGTGCCGGCCGGCATCTCGCCGTGCAGCTTGAAGCCGACGACCCGGGGGATCAGCATGCTGACCGGCTGGCCGAGCATCGCGGCCTCGGCCTCGATGCCGCCGACGCCCCAGCCCAGCACGCCCAGGCCGTTGACCATGGTGGTGTGCGAGTCGGTGCCGACCACGGTGTCCGGGTACGCCTGCCCGTTGCGCTCCATGATCGTACGGGCCAGGTACTCGATGTTGACCTGGTGCACGATGCCGGTGCCCGGCGGGACGACCTTGAACTCGTTGAACGCGCTCTGGCCCCAGCGCAGGAACTGGTAGCGCTCCCTGTTGCGCTCGTACTCCAGCTCGACGTTGCGGGCGAAGGCGTCCTCGCGGCCGAACAGGTCGGCGATGACGGAGTGGTCGATGACCAGCTCGGCCGGGGCCAGCGGGTTGACCTTGGTGGCGTCGCCACCCAGCTCACGGACCGCCTCGCGCATGGTGGCCAGGTCGACCACGCACGGTACGCCGGTGAAGTCCTGCATCAGCACCCGCGCCGGGGTGAACTGGATCTCCACGCTCGGGTCCGCGGTGGGATCCCACGCGCCGAGCTGCGAGATGTGGTCGGCGGTGATGTTCGCGCCGTCCTCGGTCCGCAGCAGGTTCTCCAGCAGGATCTTCAAGCTGTAGGGCAGTCTGTCGTGCCCCGGCACCTGACCGATCCTGAAAATCTCGTAGCTCGCGTCTCCGACGCGTAGCTGGGTCTTCGCACCGAAGGTGTCGAGGCTCGCCACGTCGTACTCCTTCACACCAGCGACCGTGAGTAGTCCTGAGCAGTCTGTCGCACCGGGCGGAACGTCGCCGAGGTTAGGTGACACTTACCGCCGATTCGTCGTCTTCAACAAAACCGTACGTCCGTCTTGCTATTGACGCAACCCGGTGCCAGGGTTCGGGACGGGAGGTGCCGCCGGTCGCCCGTGACGGCAACGGATCGTCGGGCCACCCTCACCCGCGCAGCCGATGGCGTACCTCGGCGAGCAGGTCGACCTGCGGGCACCGGGTGTCGGGCCTGGTCGCTATGGTTCTCCGATGGCATCGGTCAGGCAGTTCCAGGTCACCTTCGACTGCGCGGAGCCCGAGCGGGTCGCCCGCTTCTGGTGCGAGGTGCTGGGTTACGTCGTGCCACCACCACCTGAGGGGTTCGCCGACTGGGGCGAGTTCGATCGTGCGCTGCCGCCCGAGCGGCAGGGCTCGGCGTTCGCCTGCGTCGATCCCTCGGGGGTCGGCCCCCGCCTGTTCTTCCAGCGTGTACCCGAGGGCAAGGTGGTCAAGAACCGGCTGCACCTCGACGTGCGGGTCGGCACCGGGCTGGTGGGCGAGGAGCGGCTGGCCGCCCTGGAGGCCGAGTGCTCCCGCCTGCTCGCGCTCGGCGCGACCCGGGTACGCCTGCTGACCGCCGACGGGTTCAACGAGTCGTGCCTGGTGATGCAGGACGTCGAGGGCAACGAGTTCTGCCTCGACTGACCGCACGGCGTCGCGCCGCACTATCGTTTCGGCCGTGCACATCCGATTCGACGTTCCGGCCGATCCCGCCTACCCGGGCCGGGTGGCCGCGGCACTGAGCGGCGTACGGCTGCGCCGGTTCGGCCTCATCGGCGCGGCGCTGGCAGCGGTCGGGGCGGTCGGCGCCGCCGTCTCGTGGGGGCTCTCCCGGGGTGACCGGTTCTCGTCGCTGTGGTGGGTGCTGCTCGTCGGCGGCCTGCTGTCGATGCTGTACGCGCCGTGGGTGCGGTGGCGGGCCCGACGCCGCTCCGACGACTATGCGGTCGAGGGCGGCTACGACATCACCGACGACAACATCATGATGCGCAGCGGCTCGGAGTCCGGCGGCATCGCCTGGGACGGGGTCACCCAGGTGCGGGAGGCCGGCGAATTCTGGATCGTGTACGTCGGCCGGATGCCGGCGACGGTGATCCCCCGCTGGCTGATGTCCGCCGGGGATGCCGAGACGTTGCGTGCCTTCATGACCGCCCGCCGCCTGCTCCAGACGGTGGACTGAGGCACAGTTTTCTGCGCTGCGCCGATCGATGGCGGAACTCGACCGGGGTGACGCGGCCGAGCGTGAGCTGATCGACCCGGAGACCGTACGGGACGTCGCGTGAGGCTGGTCTTCACCGCAACGGCATGGAGCCAGTACCTCAACCACACGGACCGGAAACTGGTCAAGCGCGTCAACGACCTGATCGCCGACGTGCTGCGCGACGGCTACGAGGGGATCGGCAAGCCGGAACCCCTTCGGGGTGAGCTGTCCGACTTCTGGTCCCGCCGGATCGATCGCGAGCACCGGTTGGTCTACCGGATCAGCAAGGAGGGCGTCGAGATCGTCGCCTGCCGGTACCACTACGGCGACCGGTAAGGGACCGGAGCGGGAGCCCGGTCCGCCGCCGCCCCACGGGTGCCCCACCCCGGCAGCCCGGCGCGGGTATGGTTCGAGGTCGGGTCGGAAGGGGTGCGTAGTGATCGACGTGCAGCACTGGCTCTCCGCGCTTCCTCCGGTCGTGGTCTACCTGATCGTCGGCGGGGTGATCGGCATCGAGAGCATGGGCGTGCCGCTGCCCGGCGAGATCGTGCTGGTCAGCTCGGCGTTGCTGGCCGCCACCGGAGTGGTCGAGCCGCACTGGGTCGCCACCGCGGCGGCGTTCGGCGCGATCGTCGGCGACTCCATCGGCTACGCGGTGGGTCGGCGCGGCGGGCGTCCACTGCTGGCCCGGCTGGGCCGACGCTTCCCGAAACACCTGGGCCCGGCACAACTCGCCCGCGCCGA harbors:
- a CDS encoding roadblock/LC7 domain-containing protein — translated: MGQTTASGADLTWLLDDLVGRVKQAEHAVALSTDGLLMAASRGMGRDDGEHLAAMAAGIQSLARGAGKRFGGGQVQQTIIEMESSFLFVTAAGPNACLAVLADTDADVGLIAYEMAMLVARVGKYLASPARGVDRPSGGN
- a CDS encoding DUF742 domain-containing protein, whose product is MAGEGDTEEERWVDEHAGPVVRPYAVTRGRARPVTGSFDLISLVTATRTNVAEEVGWGPEHVAIVALTQRIQSVAEIAARLDLPVGTVRVLLGDLVAQDLVRVQEPREPAGVKDESIYEAVINGLRAL
- a CDS encoding GTP-binding protein, translated to MDYGHSERPAGARVLPTALKVLVAGGFGAGKTTLVGAVSESRPLRTEEVLTETGIGVDDLSGVERKSTTTVAMDFGRITISGDLVLYVFGTPGQDRFWFLWDELSVGALGAVVLADTRRLADCFPSIDYFEGRGTPFVVAVNCFEGARRFGLDEVRAALDLDPDVPLLLCDARQRESGRDVLITLLEHAMKTRNSRRRPAH
- a CDS encoding aconitate hydratase; translation: MKEYDVASLDTFGAKTQLRVGDASYEIFRIGQVPGHDRLPYSLKILLENLLRTEDGANITADHISQLGAWDPTADPSVEIQFTPARVLMQDFTGVPCVVDLATMREAVRELGGDATKVNPLAPAELVIDHSVIADLFGREDAFARNVELEYERNRERYQFLRWGQSAFNEFKVVPPGTGIVHQVNIEYLARTIMERNGQAYPDTVVGTDSHTTMVNGLGVLGWGVGGIEAEAAMLGQPVSMLIPRVVGFKLHGEMPAGTTATDLVLTITEMLRKHGVVGKFVEFYGPGVSAVPLANRATIGNMSPEYGSTVAIFPIDAETVRYLELTGRDAAQVALVEAYAREQGLWHDPDHEPEYSERLELDLGTIEPSLAGPKRPQDRVPLGVAKTLFRSALTDYVADDSAGERGVKPSVAREQLPRAANGPADEASAESFPASDPPANDFSDPADEPRDLETAAVGAGGRASNPVRVTGTDGVEYELDHGAVVIAAITSCTNTSNPQVMIGAALLARNAVDKGLSRKPWVKTTLAPGSKVVMDYYERAGLTPYLDKLGFNLVGYGCTTCIGNSGPLPEEVSAAVNENDLAVVSVLSGNRNFEGRINPDVKMNYLASPPLVVAYALAGTMDIDLANEPLGEDTEGNPVYLRDIWPNSAEIQDVIAKSIGATGFSAAYADVFAGDERWQSLPTPTGDTFAWADDSTYVRKPPYFEGMRQEPSPVVDIADARVLAKLGDSVTTDHISPAGAIKADSPAGSYLAEHGVPRHEFNSYGSRRGNHEVMIRGTFANIRLRNQLVPGVEGGFTVNHLTGEQTTIYDASTAYQAAGVPLVILAGKEYGSGSSRDWAAKGTMLLGVRAVIAESYERIHRSNLIGMGVLPLQFPVDTTAESLGLTGTETFSITGVTALNEGDTPRTVRVTTDTGVEFDAVVRIDTPGEADYYRHGGILQYVLRRMIAS
- a CDS encoding VOC family protein — encoded protein: MASVRQFQVTFDCAEPERVARFWCEVLGYVVPPPPEGFADWGEFDRALPPERQGSAFACVDPSGVGPRLFFQRVPEGKVVKNRLHLDVRVGTGLVGEERLAALEAECSRLLALGATRVRLLTADGFNESCLVMQDVEGNEFCLD
- a CDS encoding YcxB family protein; this translates as MHIRFDVPADPAYPGRVAAALSGVRLRRFGLIGAALAAVGAVGAAVSWGLSRGDRFSSLWWVLLVGGLLSMLYAPWVRWRARRRSDDYAVEGGYDITDDNIMMRSGSESGGIAWDGVTQVREAGEFWIVYVGRMPATVIPRWLMSAGDAETLRAFMTARRLLQTVD
- a CDS encoding Txe/YoeB family addiction module toxin, yielding MRLVFTATAWSQYLNHTDRKLVKRVNDLIADVLRDGYEGIGKPEPLRGELSDFWSRRIDREHRLVYRISKEGVEIVACRYHYGDR